In Ovis aries strain OAR_USU_Benz2616 breed Rambouillet chromosome 16, ARS-UI_Ramb_v3.0, whole genome shotgun sequence, one DNA window encodes the following:
- the CD180 gene encoding CD180 antigen isoform X3 encodes MIRFGPRLQLPPSEQKEGNRTYNCENLGLREIPDTLPNTTEVLEFSFNFLPTIQNTTFSRLINLIFLDLTRSKVKISIYPQSLCRCQINWVHEDTFQSHHQLNTIVLTGNPLIFMAETSLTGPKLLKHLFLTQTGISNLEFIPVHNLENLESLHLGSNHISSINLPENFPTQNLKVLDFQNNAIHYISRKDTNALEQATNLSLNFNGNDIKGIEPGAFNSKIFQSLKFGGSLNLSIVFKGLQNCTIQSLWLGTFEDTDDQDLTSATFEGLCDMSVESINLQKHHFNDLSSSTFRCFTRLQELDLTAAHLKGLPSGIEGMNSLKKLVLNANNFDQLCQINAASFPSLRELYIKGNMRKLDLGTRCLEKLETLQKLDLSHSDIEASDCCNLQLKNLRHLQYLNLSYNEPLGLEDQAFKECPQLELLDLAFTHLRVKAPHSPFQNLHLLRVLNLSHCLLDTSNQHLLAGLRDLRHLNLQGNSFQDGSISKTNLLQTVGSLEILILSSCSLLSIDQQAFQGLGNVNHLDLSYNSLTGDSTDALNHLKGIYLNLASNNIRIIPPHLLPALSQQSTINLSHNPLDCTCSNIHFITWYKENLHKLEDLEETTCANPPSLRGMKLSNVKLHCGLTGMGIFFIVVFVFLLILLLIFSVKFILRWKYQHI; translated from the exons ATGATAAGGTTTGGACCACGTCTCCAGCTACCTCCATCTGAACAG AAAGAAGGCAACAGGACATACAACTGTGAAAATTTAGGTCTCAGAGAAATTCCTGACACTCTACCAAACACAACAGAAGTTTTGGAATTCAGCTTCAACTTCTTGCCTACAATTCAAAATACAACCTTCAGCAGGCTCATAAATCttatctttttggatttgaccAG AAGCAAGGTCAAGATAAGCATATATCCTCAAAGTCTCTGTcg GTGCCAGATTAACTGGGTACATGAAGATACTTTTCAAAGCCATCATCAACTGAACACCATTGTGTTAACTGGAAATCCCCTGATATTCATGGCAGAAACATCACTTACTGGGCCCAAGTTGCTGAAGCATCTTTTCTTAACCCAAACAGGAATATCTAATCTCGAGTTTATACCAGTGCACAACCtggaaaatttggaaagtttGCATCTTGGAAGCAACCATATTTCCTCCATTAATCTCCCAGAAAACTTCCCAACACAGAATCTGAAAGTCCTGGATTTTCAGAATAATGCTATACACTACATCTCTAGAAAAGACACCAATGCTCTGGAACAGGCCACCAACCTAAGCCTTAACTTCAATGGCAATGACATTAAAGGCATTGAACCCGGGGCTTTCAATTCAAAGATCTTTCAAAGTTTGAAATTTGGAGGGTCTCTCAACTTATCTATTGTATTTAAAGGTCTACAGAACTGTACTATTCAGTCTCTTTGGCTGGGCACATTTGAAGACACTGATGACCAAGACCTCACTTCAGCCACATTTGAGGGACTTTGTGACATGTCTGTTGAGAGCATCAACTTACAAAAGCACCATTTCAATGACTTATCATCGTCCACATTTCGGTGCTTCACTCGACTCCAGGAGTTGGATCTGACAGCAGCTCACTTGAAAGGATTGCCTTCTGGGATTGAGGGTATGAACTCTCTCAAGAAATTAGTTCTCAATGCAAATAATTTTGATCAATTGTGTCAAATCAATGCTGCCAGTTTCCCGTCCCTTAGGGAGCTTTATATCAAAGGCAACATGAGGAAACTTGACCTCGGCACTAGGTGTTTAGAAAAACTAGAAACTCTTCAGAAACTTGATTTAAGCCACAGTGATATCGAGGCTTCTGACTGTTGCAATTTGCAACTCAAAAACCTGCGCCACCTGCAATACTTAAACCTGAGCTACAATGAGCCCCTTGGTCTCGAGGATCAGGCGTTCAAAGAATGCCCTCAGCTAGAACTCCTGGATTTGGCATTTACCCACCTACGTGTTAAGGCTCCACACAGCCCTTTCcaaaacctccatctcctgcggGTTCTGAATCTCTCTCACTGCCTCCTTGATACCAGCAATCAGCACCTTCTAGCAGGCCTGCGGGATCTCCGGCATCTGAATTTACAAGGGAATTCCTTTCAAGACGGGAGCATCTCAAAGACCAACCTACTTCAGACAGTAGGGAGCTTGGAGATTCTGATTTTATCCTCCTGTAGTCTCCTCTCCATAGACCAGCAAGCATTCCAAGGCCTTGGGAACGTGAACCACTTAGACTTGAGCTACAACAGCCTGACAGGAGACAGCACGGATGCTCTTAACCATCTTAAGGGGATCTACCTCAATCTGGCCTCCAATAACATTCGCATCATCCCACCCCATCTCCTCCCTGCCTTGTCTCAGCAGAGTACCATTAATTTAAGTcacaatcccctggactgcactTGCTCAAATATTCATTTCATAACATGGTACAAAGAAAATCTACATAAACTTGAGGACTTGGAGGAGACTACATGTGCAAATCCCCCATCTTTAAGGGGAATGAAACTGTCCAACGTCAAACTGCACTGTGGGCTTACCGGCATGGGCATTTTCTTTATTGTAGTATTTGTATTCTTGCTCatccttctgctcattttttccgttaaatttattcttaggtGGAAATACCAGCACATTTAG
- the CD180 gene encoding CD180 antigen isoform X2: protein MAPCVSCFLLAVLISAGCKAIPSSDPKCTEKEGNRTYNCENLGLREIPDTLPNTTEVLEFSFNFLPTIQNTTFSRLINLIFLDLTRCQINWVHEDTFQSHHQLNTIVLTGNPLIFMAETSLTGPKLLKHLFLTQTGISNLEFIPVHNLENLESLHLGSNHISSINLPENFPTQNLKVLDFQNNAIHYISRKDTNALEQATNLSLNFNGNDIKGIEPGAFNSKIFQSLKFGGSLNLSIVFKGLQNCTIQSLWLGTFEDTDDQDLTSATFEGLCDMSVESINLQKHHFNDLSSSTFRCFTRLQELDLTAAHLKGLPSGIEGMNSLKKLVLNANNFDQLCQINAASFPSLRELYIKGNMRKLDLGTRCLEKLETLQKLDLSHSDIEASDCCNLQLKNLRHLQYLNLSYNEPLGLEDQAFKECPQLELLDLAFTHLRVKAPHSPFQNLHLLRVLNLSHCLLDTSNQHLLAGLRDLRHLNLQGNSFQDGSISKTNLLQTVGSLEILILSSCSLLSIDQQAFQGLGNVNHLDLSYNSLTGDSTDALNHLKGIYLNLASNNIRIIPPHLLPALSQQSTINLSHNPLDCTCSNIHFITWYKENLHKLEDLEETTCANPPSLRGMKLSNVKLHCGLTGMGIFFIVVFVFLLILLLIFSVKFILRWKYQHI from the exons ATGGCTCCCTGTGTCAGCTGCTTCCTGTTGGCGGTGCTGATTTCTGCCGGCTGTAAAGCCATCCCCTCCTCAGATCCGAAGTGCACTGAG AAAGAAGGCAACAGGACATACAACTGTGAAAATTTAGGTCTCAGAGAAATTCCTGACACTCTACCAAACACAACAGAAGTTTTGGAATTCAGCTTCAACTTCTTGCCTACAATTCAAAATACAACCTTCAGCAGGCTCATAAATCttatctttttggatttgaccAG GTGCCAGATTAACTGGGTACATGAAGATACTTTTCAAAGCCATCATCAACTGAACACCATTGTGTTAACTGGAAATCCCCTGATATTCATGGCAGAAACATCACTTACTGGGCCCAAGTTGCTGAAGCATCTTTTCTTAACCCAAACAGGAATATCTAATCTCGAGTTTATACCAGTGCACAACCtggaaaatttggaaagtttGCATCTTGGAAGCAACCATATTTCCTCCATTAATCTCCCAGAAAACTTCCCAACACAGAATCTGAAAGTCCTGGATTTTCAGAATAATGCTATACACTACATCTCTAGAAAAGACACCAATGCTCTGGAACAGGCCACCAACCTAAGCCTTAACTTCAATGGCAATGACATTAAAGGCATTGAACCCGGGGCTTTCAATTCAAAGATCTTTCAAAGTTTGAAATTTGGAGGGTCTCTCAACTTATCTATTGTATTTAAAGGTCTACAGAACTGTACTATTCAGTCTCTTTGGCTGGGCACATTTGAAGACACTGATGACCAAGACCTCACTTCAGCCACATTTGAGGGACTTTGTGACATGTCTGTTGAGAGCATCAACTTACAAAAGCACCATTTCAATGACTTATCATCGTCCACATTTCGGTGCTTCACTCGACTCCAGGAGTTGGATCTGACAGCAGCTCACTTGAAAGGATTGCCTTCTGGGATTGAGGGTATGAACTCTCTCAAGAAATTAGTTCTCAATGCAAATAATTTTGATCAATTGTGTCAAATCAATGCTGCCAGTTTCCCGTCCCTTAGGGAGCTTTATATCAAAGGCAACATGAGGAAACTTGACCTCGGCACTAGGTGTTTAGAAAAACTAGAAACTCTTCAGAAACTTGATTTAAGCCACAGTGATATCGAGGCTTCTGACTGTTGCAATTTGCAACTCAAAAACCTGCGCCACCTGCAATACTTAAACCTGAGCTACAATGAGCCCCTTGGTCTCGAGGATCAGGCGTTCAAAGAATGCCCTCAGCTAGAACTCCTGGATTTGGCATTTACCCACCTACGTGTTAAGGCTCCACACAGCCCTTTCcaaaacctccatctcctgcggGTTCTGAATCTCTCTCACTGCCTCCTTGATACCAGCAATCAGCACCTTCTAGCAGGCCTGCGGGATCTCCGGCATCTGAATTTACAAGGGAATTCCTTTCAAGACGGGAGCATCTCAAAGACCAACCTACTTCAGACAGTAGGGAGCTTGGAGATTCTGATTTTATCCTCCTGTAGTCTCCTCTCCATAGACCAGCAAGCATTCCAAGGCCTTGGGAACGTGAACCACTTAGACTTGAGCTACAACAGCCTGACAGGAGACAGCACGGATGCTCTTAACCATCTTAAGGGGATCTACCTCAATCTGGCCTCCAATAACATTCGCATCATCCCACCCCATCTCCTCCCTGCCTTGTCTCAGCAGAGTACCATTAATTTAAGTcacaatcccctggactgcactTGCTCAAATATTCATTTCATAACATGGTACAAAGAAAATCTACATAAACTTGAGGACTTGGAGGAGACTACATGTGCAAATCCCCCATCTTTAAGGGGAATGAAACTGTCCAACGTCAAACTGCACTGTGGGCTTACCGGCATGGGCATTTTCTTTATTGTAGTATTTGTATTCTTGCTCatccttctgctcattttttccgttaaatttattcttaggtGGAAATACCAGCACATTTAG
- the CD180 gene encoding CD180 antigen isoform X1: protein MAPCVSCFLLAVLISAGCKAIPSSDPKCTEKEGNRTYNCENLGLREIPDTLPNTTEVLEFSFNFLPTIQNTTFSRLINLIFLDLTRSKVKISIYPQSLCRCQINWVHEDTFQSHHQLNTIVLTGNPLIFMAETSLTGPKLLKHLFLTQTGISNLEFIPVHNLENLESLHLGSNHISSINLPENFPTQNLKVLDFQNNAIHYISRKDTNALEQATNLSLNFNGNDIKGIEPGAFNSKIFQSLKFGGSLNLSIVFKGLQNCTIQSLWLGTFEDTDDQDLTSATFEGLCDMSVESINLQKHHFNDLSSSTFRCFTRLQELDLTAAHLKGLPSGIEGMNSLKKLVLNANNFDQLCQINAASFPSLRELYIKGNMRKLDLGTRCLEKLETLQKLDLSHSDIEASDCCNLQLKNLRHLQYLNLSYNEPLGLEDQAFKECPQLELLDLAFTHLRVKAPHSPFQNLHLLRVLNLSHCLLDTSNQHLLAGLRDLRHLNLQGNSFQDGSISKTNLLQTVGSLEILILSSCSLLSIDQQAFQGLGNVNHLDLSYNSLTGDSTDALNHLKGIYLNLASNNIRIIPPHLLPALSQQSTINLSHNPLDCTCSNIHFITWYKENLHKLEDLEETTCANPPSLRGMKLSNVKLHCGLTGMGIFFIVVFVFLLILLLIFSVKFILRWKYQHI from the exons ATGGCTCCCTGTGTCAGCTGCTTCCTGTTGGCGGTGCTGATTTCTGCCGGCTGTAAAGCCATCCCCTCCTCAGATCCGAAGTGCACTGAG AAAGAAGGCAACAGGACATACAACTGTGAAAATTTAGGTCTCAGAGAAATTCCTGACACTCTACCAAACACAACAGAAGTTTTGGAATTCAGCTTCAACTTCTTGCCTACAATTCAAAATACAACCTTCAGCAGGCTCATAAATCttatctttttggatttgaccAG AAGCAAGGTCAAGATAAGCATATATCCTCAAAGTCTCTGTcg GTGCCAGATTAACTGGGTACATGAAGATACTTTTCAAAGCCATCATCAACTGAACACCATTGTGTTAACTGGAAATCCCCTGATATTCATGGCAGAAACATCACTTACTGGGCCCAAGTTGCTGAAGCATCTTTTCTTAACCCAAACAGGAATATCTAATCTCGAGTTTATACCAGTGCACAACCtggaaaatttggaaagtttGCATCTTGGAAGCAACCATATTTCCTCCATTAATCTCCCAGAAAACTTCCCAACACAGAATCTGAAAGTCCTGGATTTTCAGAATAATGCTATACACTACATCTCTAGAAAAGACACCAATGCTCTGGAACAGGCCACCAACCTAAGCCTTAACTTCAATGGCAATGACATTAAAGGCATTGAACCCGGGGCTTTCAATTCAAAGATCTTTCAAAGTTTGAAATTTGGAGGGTCTCTCAACTTATCTATTGTATTTAAAGGTCTACAGAACTGTACTATTCAGTCTCTTTGGCTGGGCACATTTGAAGACACTGATGACCAAGACCTCACTTCAGCCACATTTGAGGGACTTTGTGACATGTCTGTTGAGAGCATCAACTTACAAAAGCACCATTTCAATGACTTATCATCGTCCACATTTCGGTGCTTCACTCGACTCCAGGAGTTGGATCTGACAGCAGCTCACTTGAAAGGATTGCCTTCTGGGATTGAGGGTATGAACTCTCTCAAGAAATTAGTTCTCAATGCAAATAATTTTGATCAATTGTGTCAAATCAATGCTGCCAGTTTCCCGTCCCTTAGGGAGCTTTATATCAAAGGCAACATGAGGAAACTTGACCTCGGCACTAGGTGTTTAGAAAAACTAGAAACTCTTCAGAAACTTGATTTAAGCCACAGTGATATCGAGGCTTCTGACTGTTGCAATTTGCAACTCAAAAACCTGCGCCACCTGCAATACTTAAACCTGAGCTACAATGAGCCCCTTGGTCTCGAGGATCAGGCGTTCAAAGAATGCCCTCAGCTAGAACTCCTGGATTTGGCATTTACCCACCTACGTGTTAAGGCTCCACACAGCCCTTTCcaaaacctccatctcctgcggGTTCTGAATCTCTCTCACTGCCTCCTTGATACCAGCAATCAGCACCTTCTAGCAGGCCTGCGGGATCTCCGGCATCTGAATTTACAAGGGAATTCCTTTCAAGACGGGAGCATCTCAAAGACCAACCTACTTCAGACAGTAGGGAGCTTGGAGATTCTGATTTTATCCTCCTGTAGTCTCCTCTCCATAGACCAGCAAGCATTCCAAGGCCTTGGGAACGTGAACCACTTAGACTTGAGCTACAACAGCCTGACAGGAGACAGCACGGATGCTCTTAACCATCTTAAGGGGATCTACCTCAATCTGGCCTCCAATAACATTCGCATCATCCCACCCCATCTCCTCCCTGCCTTGTCTCAGCAGAGTACCATTAATTTAAGTcacaatcccctggactgcactTGCTCAAATATTCATTTCATAACATGGTACAAAGAAAATCTACATAAACTTGAGGACTTGGAGGAGACTACATGTGCAAATCCCCCATCTTTAAGGGGAATGAAACTGTCCAACGTCAAACTGCACTGTGGGCTTACCGGCATGGGCATTTTCTTTATTGTAGTATTTGTATTCTTGCTCatccttctgctcattttttccgttaaatttattcttaggtGGAAATACCAGCACATTTAG
- the CD180 gene encoding CD180 antigen isoform X4, with product MAETSLTGPKLLKHLFLTQTGISNLEFIPVHNLENLESLHLGSNHISSINLPENFPTQNLKVLDFQNNAIHYISRKDTNALEQATNLSLNFNGNDIKGIEPGAFNSKIFQSLKFGGSLNLSIVFKGLQNCTIQSLWLGTFEDTDDQDLTSATFEGLCDMSVESINLQKHHFNDLSSSTFRCFTRLQELDLTAAHLKGLPSGIEGMNSLKKLVLNANNFDQLCQINAASFPSLRELYIKGNMRKLDLGTRCLEKLETLQKLDLSHSDIEASDCCNLQLKNLRHLQYLNLSYNEPLGLEDQAFKECPQLELLDLAFTHLRVKAPHSPFQNLHLLRVLNLSHCLLDTSNQHLLAGLRDLRHLNLQGNSFQDGSISKTNLLQTVGSLEILILSSCSLLSIDQQAFQGLGNVNHLDLSYNSLTGDSTDALNHLKGIYLNLASNNIRIIPPHLLPALSQQSTINLSHNPLDCTCSNIHFITWYKENLHKLEDLEETTCANPPSLRGMKLSNVKLHCGLTGMGIFFIVVFVFLLILLLIFSVKFILRWKYQHI from the coding sequence ATGGCAGAAACATCACTTACTGGGCCCAAGTTGCTGAAGCATCTTTTCTTAACCCAAACAGGAATATCTAATCTCGAGTTTATACCAGTGCACAACCtggaaaatttggaaagtttGCATCTTGGAAGCAACCATATTTCCTCCATTAATCTCCCAGAAAACTTCCCAACACAGAATCTGAAAGTCCTGGATTTTCAGAATAATGCTATACACTACATCTCTAGAAAAGACACCAATGCTCTGGAACAGGCCACCAACCTAAGCCTTAACTTCAATGGCAATGACATTAAAGGCATTGAACCCGGGGCTTTCAATTCAAAGATCTTTCAAAGTTTGAAATTTGGAGGGTCTCTCAACTTATCTATTGTATTTAAAGGTCTACAGAACTGTACTATTCAGTCTCTTTGGCTGGGCACATTTGAAGACACTGATGACCAAGACCTCACTTCAGCCACATTTGAGGGACTTTGTGACATGTCTGTTGAGAGCATCAACTTACAAAAGCACCATTTCAATGACTTATCATCGTCCACATTTCGGTGCTTCACTCGACTCCAGGAGTTGGATCTGACAGCAGCTCACTTGAAAGGATTGCCTTCTGGGATTGAGGGTATGAACTCTCTCAAGAAATTAGTTCTCAATGCAAATAATTTTGATCAATTGTGTCAAATCAATGCTGCCAGTTTCCCGTCCCTTAGGGAGCTTTATATCAAAGGCAACATGAGGAAACTTGACCTCGGCACTAGGTGTTTAGAAAAACTAGAAACTCTTCAGAAACTTGATTTAAGCCACAGTGATATCGAGGCTTCTGACTGTTGCAATTTGCAACTCAAAAACCTGCGCCACCTGCAATACTTAAACCTGAGCTACAATGAGCCCCTTGGTCTCGAGGATCAGGCGTTCAAAGAATGCCCTCAGCTAGAACTCCTGGATTTGGCATTTACCCACCTACGTGTTAAGGCTCCACACAGCCCTTTCcaaaacctccatctcctgcggGTTCTGAATCTCTCTCACTGCCTCCTTGATACCAGCAATCAGCACCTTCTAGCAGGCCTGCGGGATCTCCGGCATCTGAATTTACAAGGGAATTCCTTTCAAGACGGGAGCATCTCAAAGACCAACCTACTTCAGACAGTAGGGAGCTTGGAGATTCTGATTTTATCCTCCTGTAGTCTCCTCTCCATAGACCAGCAAGCATTCCAAGGCCTTGGGAACGTGAACCACTTAGACTTGAGCTACAACAGCCTGACAGGAGACAGCACGGATGCTCTTAACCATCTTAAGGGGATCTACCTCAATCTGGCCTCCAATAACATTCGCATCATCCCACCCCATCTCCTCCCTGCCTTGTCTCAGCAGAGTACCATTAATTTAAGTcacaatcccctggactgcactTGCTCAAATATTCATTTCATAACATGGTACAAAGAAAATCTACATAAACTTGAGGACTTGGAGGAGACTACATGTGCAAATCCCCCATCTTTAAGGGGAATGAAACTGTCCAACGTCAAACTGCACTGTGGGCTTACCGGCATGGGCATTTTCTTTATTGTAGTATTTGTATTCTTGCTCatccttctgctcattttttccgttaaatttattcttaggtGGAAATACCAGCACATTTAG